A segment of the Flavobacteriales bacterium genome:
AAGCTGCTATAGACTCAATTAAACATGAAAAAGCTCAAAGAATTAAGCAAGTTAAAATAGAAAAGCAAAAGGTTGAGTTGCTCAATCAAAAAAACAGACAATTACTACTTTATGGAGGATTAGGAATTGCTTTGCTATTTTCTATTTATTTTGTGAGAAAGAATAAAGAGGTGCGAGAACAAAAAGTTGAAGTAGAGAAACAAAAAGAATTTGCCGAAGAACAGCAACAAATCGCTGAAAATCAAAAAGCCATTTTAGGCAAACAACATCGAGAAATCACAGATAGTATTAATTATGCTCAAAGTTTACAACGTTCGGTTTTACCATCAAAAGAAGCTGTGTATCACAACTTCCCCCAAAGTTTTGTGCTTTTAAAACCCAAAGATGTTGTGAGTGGCGATTTTTATTGGACGTATAAAAAGGGTGATTTAGTGTATTTAGCTGTAGTGGATTGTACAGGACATGGTGTTCCTGGAGCTTTTATGACCATTGTAGCGAATAATTTATTGAATGAAATTATACAAGGAGCCTACAATACCCCCAAAGAAATCGTAGAAGAATTACATCAACGCATTAAATTACGCGTAGGAGGAAGCCCAACAGCTCAAGTAAGAGACAGTATGGATTTAGGGTTGTTTTCGTTGAATGAAAAAACTCAAGAAGTGCGTTTTGTGGGAACACATACGAGTATTTGTCAAGTAAGAAATGCTAAGTTAACACAGTTTAAAGGCTCCAAAGCTGATATTGGTTATAAGCCCAATATAGCAATAGAAGAACAAGTCTTTCAAGTGGCGATTAATGATATGTTGTATATGCATAGTGACGGTTACCCCGATCAAAAAGGAGGGCCAAAAGGAAAGAAATTTTACTATCAACCCATTCGAAAAAAGTTTGAAGAAATCAGTTTGTTAAATATAATGGAGCAAGAGCAAATTATGAGTCAAACCTTTGAAGATTGGAAAGGAGCGTTAGAGCAGTTTGATGATGTTTGTATGATAGGAGTAAGGATATAATGTATGGGGAAATTTAAATTAATATTATTGGGTTGTCTGGTGACTTTTAATTTAGTAGCGCAAACCAATTTCGATTCATTATGGGGAGTTTGGCAAGATGCTAAACAACATGACACTATAAGAATCGATGCTTTACACAATTATTCATGGAATAAGTATATGTTTACTAATCCAGATAGTGCATTTTATTTTGCTCAGCTAGCAGTAGAATTTTGTGAAAAAAACAAGCTAAAGGTAAAATTAGGCAAATCTTATAATCAACAAGGAGTGTCTTTTGCTGTAAAAGGTGATTTTGATAAAGCTATAGAATATTACAATCAATGTTTACATATTTATCAAGAAGTCAACCATAGTAAAGGTATCGCCAGTTCATTCAATAATATAGGAGGAGCGTACCATTATCAAGGTGATTATACAAAAGCAATTGAATTTTACAAAAAAGGACTAGAAATACAAGAGCAATTGAAAAATTTTAAAGGAATTTCTAGCGCCTATAATAATATGGGAGTGGCTTATGACAATATGGGAGACTATGATCAATCAATTGCATGTTATGAGAAAAGTTTAGCAATTAGTAAACAGTCAAACGATGTTGAGGCTGTGGGATTAGCTTATACTAATCTTGGTGTGATCTACGTCTATCAAGGTAATTATTATGAAGCAATAGATAGTTATACCAAGGCTTTAAAAATATTTGATGAGTTAGGAGATAATATCCGATTAGCTGCACTTTACAATAATATTGGAAATGTGAATTTAAGCTTGAATCTGAATGAAAAAGCTATTGAAGAGTTTACGAAAAGTTTGCACATTTCTCAAGAAGTTGGAGATAAAATGGGGGTAGCTTATTCCTATGTTAATATTGGTGGAGTTTATTTTAATCAAAATGATTTTGAGAAAGCGATAACCTTTTATAAAAAAAGTTTAGAACTAAGACAAGAATTAGACAATAAGAAAGGAGTAGCAGAGTGCTATAATATGCTTGGTAACTCTTATTTAGCAATAGGGAATAATATTGCTGATAGTATTTTTAAAGCTGCTAATTTACTCGCTTCTGAACAGCAAAATAATATGATCAAACTACGTCAAAATAATGAAGAAAACTTTTTAAAAGCCGAAGACTTTTTCTCTAAAAGTTTAGCAATTAATCAACTTATCAATGCTAAGGCTGGTATCTCTGAATCTTATTTAGGGCTGGGGAAAGTCTATTATCAAGAAGAAGACTATCATGAATCTAAAGAATATGGTTTGCTCTCCTACAACCAGGCAGAGGAAATAGGGAATGTATTATTAATAAAAGAATCTTCGCTATTACTATATCAAAATTATAAGCAATTAGGATATTCGAAACAATCGCTGAACATGT
Coding sequences within it:
- a CDS encoding tetratricopeptide repeat protein, whose protein sequence is MGKFKLILLGCLVTFNLVAQTNFDSLWGVWQDAKQHDTIRIDALHNYSWNKYMFTNPDSAFYFAQLAVEFCEKNKLKVKLGKSYNQQGVSFAVKGDFDKAIEYYNQCLHIYQEVNHSKGIASSFNNIGGAYHYQGDYTKAIEFYKKGLEIQEQLKNFKGISSAYNNMGVAYDNMGDYDQSIACYEKSLAISKQSNDVEAVGLAYTNLGVIYVYQGNYYEAIDSYTKALKIFDELGDNIRLAALYNNIGNVNLSLNLNEKAIEEFTKSLHISQEVGDKMGVAYSYVNIGGVYFNQNDFEKAITFYKKSLELRQELDNKKGVAECYNMLGNSYLAIGNNIADSIFKAANLLASEQQNNMIKLRQNNEENFLKAEDFFSKSLAINQLINAKAGISESYLGLGKVYYQEEDYHESKEYGLLSYNQAEEIGNVLLIKESSLLLYQNYKQLGYSKQSLNMYEKHIKMRDSLGKEANKKEVIRQDYQYNYEKQAAADSVKHIEAQKIKQVEIEKQKLELKSQKNKQYLLYGSLFIALLFSVYFVRKNKEVRDQKTEVERQKEFAEQQQQIAEDQKAVLGQQHREITDSINYAQNLQRSVLPSKLDVSQHFSQSFVLLKPKDVVSGDFYWTYKKGGVVYLAVVDCTGHGVPGAFMTIVANNLLNEIIQGAYNTPKEIVEELHQRIKLRVGGSPTAQVRDSMDLGLFSLNEKTREVRFVGTHTSICLVRNSKLTKYKGSKADIGYKPDIAIEEQVFQVETNDMLYMHSDGYPDQKGGPKGKKFYYQPIRKKFEEISLLNIMEQEQIMSQTFEAWKGALEQFDDVCMIGVRI